A window of the Halopseudomonas phragmitis genome harbors these coding sequences:
- a CDS encoding DUF2970 domain-containing protein, protein MRFRDTLSSVLWAALGVHSNKARERDFTQGKPSHFIILGIAFTALFVLTIFGLVKLILHLAGV, encoded by the coding sequence ATGCGCTTTCGCGACACCCTGTCCAGCGTGCTATGGGCCGCGCTCGGGGTACACAGCAACAAGGCCCGAGAGCGCGACTTCACCCAAGGCAAGCCGAGTCACTTCATCATCCTGGGTATCGCCTTCACCGCCCTGTTCGTGCTGACCATCTTCGGCCTGGTCAAGCTGATCCTGCACCTGGCTGGTGTATAA